The window GACAGGCTCAAAGCAATCAGCCAATACAATCCCCCCTTGCATAGCAATTCATTCGTGTTTGAGCGCGGAGCGCGAGCCTCAAATGCATCGAGTTCTTCAGCGCCGTTGTACTGCTGTAGCTAACGTCCAGTGTTTGAGCTGCGAGCGTTGCACTCTCAGAATACGGCAACCTTGTGCGAGTCAGCTCGAAACACGTGTTAGAACGGACCCCGATTCAGGCCGCGGTTCCCGACCATGGCCGAATCTTGTCCAGCTCCCCTGCCAGCCGCCCGTGAGCAACTTCGGTGTCGTAGGCGACCTGGGCACGCAGCCAGTAGCCCTCCGACAATCCGAAGAAGCGGGACAGACGCAGGTCAGTATCAGCCGTGATCGCGCGCCTACCGGCCACGATCTCACCGATGCGCTGCGCCGGGACCCCGATCTCCTTGGCGAGACGATACTTCGAGATGCCCATGGGAAGCAGGAACTCCTCGAGCAAGAGCTCGCCTGGTGTCACGGGTGCAAGTGCAGTTGTCATCATCATCACCTTCTAGTGGTAGTCCAAGATCTCAACGTCTTCGGGTCCGGCGGCGGTCCAGCGAAAGCAGACACGATACTGGTCGTTGATCCGAATGCTGTGCTGGCCTTGTCGATCACCCTTGAGCGCCTCGAGCCGATTGCCGGGCGGCACCCTCAAGTCGTCAAGTTGACCGGCGATCTCGAGTTGCCGCAATTTTCGACGAACAACGGACTCGAAGGCGATGAAACGCTTGACGCGCTGGCCGCCTGCGAGAGTTGCTGTGTCGGTGTCACGGAACGAGATGATCATGGCAAGAATGATAACGCCGTGCGTGAATAACGTCAAACGTTATTCACGCGTAACAACCTCAGACGACTTGTGGGTCTCGTTCTAACGTCTGACGTTTGAGCAGCGAGCGTAACGCTTTCATGATGCGACGACTATCTGCGAGTCTGCTCGAAACGTTTGTTCGACACGACATAATCCCGCGGCATCCTAACTCGCCGGCTCCTCACCTACCGGGCTGCTTTCAGCATTACTTGCAGTTGCCGCGAGTCGACGAAGTATCTTGGCAACACGTCGAACCTCTCGCGGAATCACAAGGCCGGGATCCTCGACCGCACGGCCCAGTGCATCAGTCAGCTGTTCAAGCTGACCGCTTAGCGATAGAGCCGGTCCCTCCGAATCGAGAAGATGCGCCGCTTCCATATAGACTGCGTCCTCACCTTCTTGTCCCGCGATCATCAATGGATCCTCAGCGCGAAGCACCGCAAACAGGCCAGGTTCATCCCAAGAAAGACCGTCAATGTTGGCACCTCCCGGAGTACGCCACACGCGAGGAGTGAGCCACTTGATCCGCAGAAGGCTTGCCAGGAAAGCGGGAAGCGTAAGGGCGAGGAGAATCCCAGTTCCAAGAAGCGGCAGTCGAAGAATTGTCCCCTCACCGACGGCAATGGCTACCCACGCGCTGGCAAGGCACGTGATGTAGGTCTCACGGGAGAGATGACCGCGCGACTTGAGTACCTGAATCGCTGTCACAACCAGCACGATGACGACGCCCCCGAACACAAGGAACGAGAGCTTCTGGTTAGGTGACACGCCGCCCCCTTCCTACACATCCCCGATCGCAAACCGCATGTTCTGTCGAACGTCTGACGTTTGAGCGGCAGGCGTGTCGCTCTCGAAAGAGTAGCGCTTTCGCTGTCCGCTCGAAACGTTTGTTAGGCGACCCTAGCAATCCCGGCACGTTTGGCAATATAGGCGCTCACCCAGTTGACAACGGACCCGAGCGCGAACACAAACAGCCCGAGAGCCAAGTATAGGGCGATCTCTTGCGCAACACTGCGACCTACCATAGGCCAGACAAGCAAACCGCCCTCAGCGCGATACGTGAGCTCCACCGCGAGTCGCGCACATACCGCGAGCAGAGCGGCAACCACGGAGGAAGTGACACCTTGATTGAAGCCCCACGCGCGCGCCAGTGCCTTGTCGAGAAGAACCACGTACACGGGCCAAGCGAAGACCCATATCGCCGAGGGCGAAGCTGCCACGTGACCGAGAGGGGGGCCGAGGAGAAGCTGCGCTGCGGAGAAGAGCGGTGCGGCAGCGATCGCCGAGTCACCAACAACGGCATAGGCCTGCAACGAAAGAACCGTCATAACAAGCCACCAAGCACCGAGGACAGTCACCCACCGCCACAGCGGGCGAATACTATGACGATGCGCCTGTTTCGTGTCCGCGATATCAGACAAGTTCACTCCTTGGTTCGCCTAACGTCCAGCGAATGAGCAGACGCGCATCCGCTTTTAGGTCAGTCTACCTCTTGGCGTTCTGCTCGATTCGCTTGTTCTACACTACTGGAGGGGTGATATCGACGGATATCGCCCCTCCAAGGCACGAAGCACGGTGGGCACTTCCCTCATCGCATGCAGGTTAAGTGCAATGGTGCGCCGCGTTTCAGCCGGTTCCCTGCCGTTTGCTTCTTTGAAGAGCCGTATCGCTTGCGAGCGAGTGCCGTGTATGTGTAGAACGTCTGACGTTTGAGCAGCGAGCGTAGCGCTTTCAGAGCGAGACGGCTATCCGCGAGTCTGCTCGAAACGTTTGTTGGACAGGACTACGCAATGGTGACCAACACAACCGTCTGCCCGTCTACGGCTGATAGTGCCGAGTGGAGCGCGGCGATGGCATTTAGCATTGCCTCTCCAGCATCTGGCGTATCT is drawn from Coriobacteriia bacterium and contains these coding sequences:
- a CDS encoding HigA family addiction module antidote protein — translated: MMMTTALAPVTPGELLLEEFLLPMGISKYRLAKEIGVPAQRIGEIVAGRRAITADTDLRLSRFFGLSEGYWLRAQVAYDTEVAHGRLAGELDKIRPWSGTAA
- a CDS encoding excinuclease ABC subunit A, which encodes MIISFRDTDTATLAGGQRVKRFIAFESVVRRKLRQLEIAGQLDDLRVPPGNRLEALKGDRQGQHSIRINDQYRVCFRWTAAGPEDVEILDYH